Proteins encoded in a region of the Bubalus bubalis isolate 160015118507 breed Murrah chromosome 9, NDDB_SH_1, whole genome shotgun sequence genome:
- the TNFAIP8L1 gene encoding tumor necrosis factor alpha-induced protein 8-like protein 1 has translation MDTFSTKSLALQAQKKLLSKMASRAVASAFIDDTSSEVLDELYRATKEFTRSRKEAQKLVKNLVKVAVKLGVLLRAGQLGAEELARLQRLRQQARRLAMTAVSFHQVDFTFDRRVLAAALLECRDLLHQAAGAHLTAKSHSRINHVFGHLADCDFLAALYGPAEPYRSHLRRICDGLTRMLDEDSI, from the coding sequence ATGGACACCTTCAGCACCAAGAGCCTGGCCCTCCAGGCCCAGAAGAAGCTCCTGAGCAAGATGGCCTCCCGGGCAGTGGCGTCCGCCTTCATCGACGACACCAGCAGTGAGGTGCTGGACGAGTTGTACCGCGCCACCAAGGAGTTCACCCGCAGCCGCAAGGAGGCCCAGAAGCTGGTCAAAAACCTGGTCAAGGTGGCGGTGAAGCTGGGCGTCCTGCTGCGCGCCGGGCAGCTGGGCGCCGAGGAGCTGGCGCGGCTGCAGCGCTTGCGGCAGCAGGCGCGCCGCCTGGCCATGACCGCTGTCAGCTTCCACCAGGTGGACTTCACCTTCGACCGGCGCGTGCTGGCCGCCGCCCTGCTCGAGTGCCGGGACCTGCTGCACCAGGCGGCTGGCGCGCACCTGACCGCCAAGTCCCACAGCCGCATCAACCACGTGTTCGGCCACCTGGCCGACTGCGACTTCCTGGCGGCGCTCTACGGCCCCGCTGAGCCCTACCGCTCCCACCTGCGCCGGATCTGCGACGGCCTCACCCGGATGCTGGATGAGGACAGCATATGA
- the MYDGF gene encoding myeloid-derived growth factor, with product MAAPSGRRNGSGGANLWVSLLLAAVALRPVETVSEPTTVAFDVRPGGVVHSFSQNVGPGDKYTCVFTYASQGGTNEKWQMSLGTSEDHQHFTCTIWRPQGKSYLYFTQFKAEVRGAEIEYGMAYSKAAFEKESDVPLKNEEFEVTKTAVFHRPGAFKAELSKLVIVAKATRSEL from the exons ATGGCAGCGCCCAGCGGAAGAAGGAATGGCAGCGGCGGCGCGAACTTGTGGGTCTCTCTGCTCCTGGCGGCCGTGGCGCTGAGGCCGGTGGAGACGGTGTCTGAGCCCACGACGGTGGCGTTTGACGTGCGGCCTGGCGGCGTGGTGCATTCTTTCTCCCAGAACGTGGGTCCTGGG GACAAATATACCTGTGTGTTCACCTATGCATCTCAAGGAGGGACCAATGAG AAGTGGCAGATGAGTCTGGGCACCAGCGAAGACCACCAGCACTTCACCTGCACCATCTGGAG GCCCCAGGGCAAGTCCTACCTGTACTTCACGCAGTTCAAGGCAGAGGTGCGGGGTGCCGAGATCGAGTATGGCATGGCCTAC TCGAAAGCTGCTTTTGAGAAAGAGAGCGATGTTCCCTTGAAAAATGAGGAGTTTGAGGTGACCAAAACAGCAG TGTTCCACAGGCCTGGGGCCTTCAAGGCTGAGCTGTCCAAGCTGGTGATCGTGGCCAAGGCAACACGCAGCGAACTGTGA